A window of Mus pahari chromosome 7, PAHARI_EIJ_v1.1, whole genome shotgun sequence contains these coding sequences:
- the LOC110324099 gene encoding zinc finger protein 431-like yields the protein MGAVTYDDVHVTFTGEEWDLLDPSQKSPYKGVMLETYSNLTAIGYKWEDHHIEEHCQSSRRQERVPRWPWVIRKEARTSLFDKAP from the coding sequence ATGGGTGCAGTGACTTATGATGACGTGCACGTGACCTTCACTGGGGAGGAGTGGGATTTgctggatccttcccagaagagtCCCTACAAAGGTGTAATGCTGGAGACCTACAGCAACCTCACTGCTATAGGCTACAAATGGGAAGACCATCATATTGAGGAACATTGTCAAAGTTCGAGAAGACAAGAAAGGGTTCCAAGATGGCCCTGGGTGATCAGAAAAGAAGCCAGAACCAGTCTCtttgataaagcaccatga